From Granulicella sp. WH15, the proteins below share one genomic window:
- a CDS encoding HD domain-containing phosphohydrolase → MAGERILVVDDEAAVRDVVAALLERSGFQPVTATGGLDALRIMQGDPAYDLVLSDIMMPGMDGLELLDQIGINHPGTPVVVCSAVHDIHGATNAFRRGAIDYLLKPFERAQLMKVVARGLEHSRYLRQNASYRENLEEMVSRRTEKLRTIMQDLERSYDITLEAMGDALDLRDAETEGHSRRVTAYTVALAREMGISSAELRIIARGAFLHDIGKIATPDRILLKPGKLDQAEMAIMREHCARGYDMVRKIPFLREASEIVYSHQERFDGHGYPRGLRGDEIPLGARIFALADTLDAITSDRPYRKGDSFESACAEIAKCSGKQFDPAVVEVFLRIPIARWNELRVETSRLSAEGLSSSLFRPDGI, encoded by the coding sequence TTGGCAGGCGAACGTATCCTGGTTGTGGACGATGAGGCAGCGGTGCGAGACGTGGTGGCGGCTCTGCTCGAACGCAGCGGATTTCAGCCCGTAACCGCTACGGGTGGGCTCGATGCGCTACGCATCATGCAGGGAGATCCGGCGTATGACCTGGTGTTGTCGGACATTATGATGCCGGGGATGGATGGGCTGGAGCTGCTCGACCAGATCGGCATCAACCACCCGGGGACGCCGGTGGTCGTGTGCAGCGCGGTGCATGATATTCATGGGGCGACCAACGCCTTTCGCCGGGGCGCGATCGACTACCTTCTGAAGCCCTTTGAGCGAGCGCAGTTGATGAAGGTGGTCGCGAGGGGGCTTGAGCATAGCCGGTATCTGCGGCAGAATGCCTCTTACCGGGAGAATCTGGAGGAGATGGTCTCTCGCCGGACCGAAAAGCTGCGGACGATTATGCAGGACCTGGAGCGTAGCTACGACATTACGCTGGAGGCGATGGGCGATGCGCTGGACCTGCGCGATGCCGAGACTGAGGGCCACTCGCGGCGGGTAACCGCATATACCGTCGCGCTGGCGCGGGAGATGGGGATAAGCTCGGCCGAGTTGAGGATCATCGCGCGTGGCGCGTTTCTGCATGACATCGGGAAGATTGCCACGCCGGACCGCATTCTGCTGAAGCCGGGGAAGCTGGACCAGGCCGAGATGGCCATTATGCGGGAGCACTGCGCGAGGGGGTACGACATGGTGCGCAAGATTCCCTTTTTGCGTGAGGCCAGCGAGATCGTCTACTCGCACCAGGAGCGGTTCGACGGGCATGGGTATCCACGGGGGCTGCGGGGAGATGAGATTCCGCTGGGAGCAAGGATCTTTGCGCTGGCCGATACGCTGGATGCTATTACTTCGGATCGGCCGTACCGCAAGGGAGATAGTTTTGAATCGGCCTGTGCGGAGATTGCCAAGTGCAGTGGGAAGCAGTTCGACCCCGCAGTGGTGGAGGTCTTTCTCCGGATACCGATTGCTCGATGGAATGAGCTGCGGGTCGAGACGAGCAGGCTTTCGGCCGAAGGGTTATCCTCGTCGCTGTTTCGCCCGGATGGGATTTGA
- a CDS encoding CYCXC family (seleno)protein, with the protein MKKLLGCLALALVTIAASAQWTNPADDIPAYNAAPPSKPLPSVLKGAQLTGPYFSHPYQVTAYQMAAKIPGVLHQQPCYCRCDREMGHNSLHSCFEGTHGAACSTCMKEAVYAYQQTKKGRTPLQIRGGIERGEWMNVDLEKAAL; encoded by the coding sequence ATGAAGAAGCTTCTCGGTTGCCTTGCTCTTGCCTTGGTTACGATCGCCGCTTCGGCGCAATGGACCAATCCTGCAGATGATATTCCGGCCTATAACGCCGCTCCACCGAGCAAGCCGCTGCCCTCGGTGCTGAAGGGCGCGCAGTTGACGGGGCCTTACTTCTCTCACCCTTATCAGGTGACGGCGTATCAGATGGCGGCCAAGATCCCCGGGGTGCTGCACCAGCAGCCCTGCTACTGCCGCTGCGACCGCGAGATGGGCCACAATAGCCTGCATAGCTGTTTCGAGGGAACGCATGGGGCGGCCTGCTCGACCTGCATGAAAGAAGCGGTCTACGCCTACCAGCAGACGAAGAAAGGCCGGACGCCGTTGCAGATTCGCGGCGGCATCGAGCGGGGCGAGTGGATGAACGTCGATCTCGAGAAGGCCGCGCTTTAG
- a CDS encoding 4a-hydroxytetrahydrobiopterin dehydratase yields the protein MTSLSALSEQEVKAVLAVEPEWRLGDGKLLREWVFPDFVAAMAFVQRVAELAEAAGHHPDIDIRYNRVGLGLVTHDADGITQRDVEMARKLSAAFPS from the coding sequence ATGACGAGTTTATCCGCTTTATCGGAACAAGAAGTGAAGGCCGTACTGGCGGTGGAGCCGGAGTGGCGACTGGGGGACGGGAAGCTGCTTCGGGAGTGGGTGTTCCCGGATTTTGTTGCGGCAATGGCCTTTGTGCAGCGGGTTGCGGAGCTGGCTGAGGCCGCCGGACACCATCCGGATATTGATATTCGCTACAACCGGGTGGGGCTGGGGCTGGTTACACACGATGCGGATGGGATCACGCAACGCGATGTGGAGATGGCTCGAAAGCTCTCTGCGGCGTTCCCTTCCTGA
- a CDS encoding ricin-type beta-trefoil lectin domain protein, translated as MTWTGSYFVWSALNGYSGDTSYGLNVQGAVASAGTPIILYPWGGGQPNELWQYTNNQFVSNLASNLVIGFGTPLPDSPGNYNLALVEQNLNDPSQMWNVDAATGLITNVQYPDLYMNVSGDELTANAAIITYSLQEGNSNEIWTLVPAWAAPPAGAASTPMPTWCYIQSGLSPYENDDIIPYLLTIQGSTPVQGNQVILETFSSNSAPMQMWQFASDQRILCLQGPANALTLGASSSDGGWEVTVNSQKSPVSDGQRWNLGGEAANQIENVQVSQSLVVAGGSSEPVSPVGEPLVEVVAGTANLSYDWYAIPSNPLDAILAQAPVPFPAFTGDQLIAYQYINQRLGLGTGDTPDLRGQYLNSTNYMLFGIWWSDILSYDPPTGVSEEDWDVVVNQLGAEITDVSAVQTVFSNYVAWHNAQFADNGTVLNGLIDRAQMEQSASTSGIGLALAQGALYTVLEAIPVVGNVLGNVVNTVITAALAAQTVSPTPFQVAVSELWSELSQTFLALFGQAALVETIILSDWGKLQATYPLTQLAQGAPGSLSADALSNANLLSTSTTGYTIAAMQILLPAQFQIYVYQDDNDDPVDDIPAFAQMILPAGNNLWTKYWIANSTDWDLYPAKNSLQNDVWDNGVATWDFFTGANGWGFAICYVYDFVVEGYDAVVVNVTNQTGNLLTAQVSITGGVIKQAPGTISPYMSSSFAANADGTLNPTLNFEIFDPNISTETAVASFTAVQPLAGSTGGWPTVSNQSTNNGYSFSNPICNQAAIQGIFKDGYPGAVQISLYRS; from the coding sequence TTGACCTGGACAGGATCGTATTTCGTTTGGAGTGCCTTGAACGGCTACTCGGGAGATACATCCTACGGGTTGAACGTCCAAGGCGCAGTCGCCTCCGCCGGAACACCCATCATTCTTTACCCCTGGGGCGGCGGCCAACCCAACGAGCTATGGCAGTACACCAACAACCAATTTGTCTCCAACCTGGCCAGCAACCTGGTGATCGGCTTCGGAACACCCCTACCCGACAGTCCCGGAAACTACAACCTGGCGCTTGTTGAGCAGAACTTAAACGATCCGAGCCAGATGTGGAACGTGGATGCAGCCACCGGTTTGATCACCAATGTTCAGTATCCCGACTTATATATGAATGTCTCCGGGGACGAGCTGACGGCAAACGCCGCGATTATTACCTACTCACTGCAAGAGGGAAATTCTAATGAAATCTGGACCCTTGTTCCAGCGTGGGCAGCACCGCCTGCAGGAGCTGCATCGACACCGATGCCGACATGGTGTTACATCCAAAGCGGACTCAGCCCTTATGAGAACGACGATATTATTCCTTATCTTTTGACGATTCAGGGCTCAACACCTGTTCAGGGCAATCAGGTGATTCTGGAAACGTTCAGCAGTAATAGTGCGCCCATGCAAATGTGGCAATTCGCCAGCGATCAGCGCATATTGTGCCTTCAGGGACCCGCGAACGCTTTGACTTTGGGGGCGAGCAGCTCGGATGGCGGGTGGGAAGTGACCGTCAATTCGCAGAAGAGTCCGGTTTCCGACGGTCAGCGTTGGAACCTGGGTGGAGAAGCCGCTAACCAGATCGAGAATGTGCAGGTGAGTCAATCTCTCGTTGTTGCGGGTGGATCTTCCGAGCCTGTATCGCCTGTGGGCGAGCCGCTGGTAGAGGTTGTGGCGGGGACTGCAAATCTAAGCTACGACTGGTATGCCATACCCTCCAACCCGCTGGATGCAATACTTGCTCAAGCTCCAGTACCGTTTCCGGCCTTTACTGGCGATCAGCTTATTGCTTACCAATATATTAATCAGCGGCTAGGGTTGGGTACGGGAGATACACCCGACCTCAGAGGTCAGTATCTAAATAGCACTAACTACATGTTGTTTGGTATTTGGTGGAGTGACATTTTAAGTTACGACCCTCCTACTGGAGTTTCAGAGGAGGACTGGGATGTAGTCGTCAATCAACTGGGCGCCGAGATCACAGACGTCAGCGCCGTTCAAACTGTTTTCAGTAACTACGTGGCGTGGCATAATGCCCAGTTCGCGGACAATGGGACGGTACTGAATGGGCTTATAGACAGGGCACAGATGGAGCAATCCGCCAGTACTTCCGGTATTGGGCTGGCTCTTGCTCAAGGTGCTCTGTATACCGTTCTGGAAGCCATTCCAGTAGTGGGCAATGTACTTGGGAATGTCGTCAATACGGTAATCACTGCGGCTTTGGCTGCTCAAACAGTGTCACCAACTCCTTTCCAGGTGGCAGTTTCAGAGCTTTGGAGCGAATTGAGCCAGACTTTCCTGGCTCTCTTTGGCCAGGCCGCGCTTGTGGAGACGATCATCCTCTCGGACTGGGGCAAACTGCAGGCTACCTATCCTCTTACACAACTGGCGCAGGGTGCTCCTGGTTCGCTCTCGGCAGACGCCCTCAGCAACGCCAATCTGCTGTCCACATCGACCACGGGCTACACCATTGCCGCAATGCAAATTCTTCTTCCCGCGCAATTTCAAATCTACGTTTATCAGGATGACAACGATGATCCAGTCGATGACATTCCTGCGTTTGCGCAAATGATTCTGCCTGCGGGCAACAATCTGTGGACTAAATATTGGATTGCCAATTCCACGGACTGGGACCTGTATCCTGCTAAAAATTCTCTGCAGAACGACGTATGGGACAACGGCGTGGCGACGTGGGATTTCTTCACTGGAGCTAACGGTTGGGGATTCGCGATCTGCTACGTGTATGACTTCGTTGTCGAAGGCTATGATGCCGTGGTGGTGAACGTCACAAATCAAACTGGAAATCTGCTTACTGCCCAGGTGAGTATAACCGGAGGCGTCATCAAACAAGCGCCCGGGACTATCAGCCCGTATATGAGCTCCAGCTTTGCTGCAAATGCGGACGGCACTCTGAATCCGACACTGAATTTCGAGATATTTGACCCAAATATCTCCACGGAAACTGCGGTTGCTTCTTTTACTGCGGTTCAACCCTTGGCCGGTTCCACAGGCGGGTGGCCGACTGTGAGTAACCAAAGCACGAACAACGGATACTCTTTCTCAAACCCAATATGCAACCAGGCTGCGATACAAGGCATCTTCAAGGACGGCTATCCGGGTGCCGTTCAGATCAGTCTTTATCGCTCGTAA
- a CDS encoding EamA family transporter, with translation MGWLGWALLSAVFAAATALLAKVGITGIDSNLATAIRTTVILFFTWAIAIGLDKHHGLTEIGRRSWVFLVLSGVATGLSWLCYFRALQLGPASSVAPIDKLSVVLVIVCAWLFLGERLTLLKAAGGGLIALGALLLAWA, from the coding sequence GTGGGATGGCTGGGCTGGGCGCTGCTCTCGGCCGTCTTTGCGGCGGCGACGGCGCTGCTGGCCAAGGTGGGGATCACGGGGATTGATTCGAATCTGGCGACTGCGATTCGGACTACCGTGATCCTTTTCTTTACGTGGGCTATTGCGATTGGGCTGGATAAGCACCACGGACTGACGGAGATTGGGCGGAGAAGCTGGGTATTTCTTGTTCTTTCGGGAGTGGCTACGGGGCTTTCGTGGCTGTGCTACTTCCGAGCGCTGCAACTGGGACCAGCTTCGAGTGTTGCTCCTATCGACAAGCTGAGTGTGGTGCTGGTGATCGTCTGCGCATGGCTGTTTCTGGGCGAGAGGCTGACGCTGTTGAAGGCAGCCGGTGGCGGGTTGATTGCGCTGGGGGCGCTGCTGCTGGCCTGGGCCTGA
- a CDS encoding pitrilysin family protein, which yields MNGIARMLGWVLVPALLAGSGIAQEKPVAKQAATQPVEPWKKIPIPPLHDFKPQQPKRIELANGLVIFLQEDHELPFIDGTVLIRGGSRDEPAAKVGLVSLYGQSWRTSGTAGADGDALDETLAAKAARVETSGSIASTSLHWSSLKQDEDQVFGIALDVLLHPAFKADKLQLAKRQMSASIARRNDDASGIAGRQARMLGYGKDSPYGRQVEYATIDAVTLADLEAWHKKTVAPNNMIVAVSGDFDPAAMEARLRKAFEGLPRGAVIAPLGGTFTPPKPGVYFADKNDVNQSNVYLVGLGTEESNPDFYALSVMNEIFSGGFGSRVFQSVRTRLGLAYSVGGSFGAAYDHPGLFTVGAATKSSSTVAATQAMLEEIGRLKTDPPTPAELKSAKEQVLNSFIFNYDSPDKILSEQVSLAFYGYPANFLEKYKTEVEKVTAADVSRVANKYVDGSKLAIVIVGNGSEFGTPLSKLGTVTNLDITIPPAPAVADKE from the coding sequence ATGAACGGGATCGCACGGATGTTGGGTTGGGTATTAGTGCCTGCGTTGCTGGCTGGGAGCGGGATCGCACAGGAGAAGCCGGTGGCCAAGCAGGCGGCGACACAGCCGGTGGAGCCCTGGAAGAAGATTCCGATTCCTCCGCTGCATGACTTCAAGCCGCAGCAGCCAAAGCGGATTGAGCTGGCGAATGGGCTGGTGATCTTTCTACAGGAAGATCATGAGTTGCCGTTTATTGATGGCACGGTTCTGATTCGTGGGGGCAGCCGCGATGAGCCTGCGGCTAAGGTTGGGTTGGTGAGTTTGTATGGGCAGAGCTGGCGTACCAGTGGGACTGCCGGTGCGGACGGCGATGCGCTCGATGAGACGCTTGCGGCGAAGGCGGCAAGGGTGGAGACCAGCGGCAGTATTGCGTCTACTTCCCTGCACTGGTCGAGCTTGAAGCAGGATGAGGACCAGGTCTTTGGGATCGCGCTCGATGTGCTGCTGCATCCGGCGTTCAAGGCCGATAAGCTGCAACTGGCGAAGCGGCAGATGTCGGCCAGTATCGCGCGGCGGAATGATGATGCCTCCGGGATCGCGGGGCGGCAGGCCAGGATGCTGGGCTATGGCAAGGACAGCCCATATGGCCGTCAGGTGGAGTATGCGACGATCGACGCGGTGACGCTGGCGGACCTGGAGGCGTGGCATAAGAAGACGGTCGCTCCGAACAATATGATCGTCGCGGTGTCGGGTGACTTTGACCCGGCGGCGATGGAGGCTCGGCTGCGCAAGGCGTTCGAGGGGCTGCCTCGGGGGGCGGTGATTGCTCCCCTGGGAGGGACGTTTACGCCGCCGAAGCCGGGGGTTTACTTCGCGGATAAGAACGATGTGAACCAGTCGAATGTGTACCTGGTGGGGTTGGGCACGGAGGAGAGCAACCCGGATTTCTATGCTCTGAGCGTGATGAACGAGATCTTCTCGGGCGGGTTTGGGTCGCGGGTGTTCCAGAGCGTGAGGACGCGGCTGGGGCTGGCGTATAGCGTCGGCGGCAGCTTTGGCGCGGCATACGATCATCCCGGCTTATTTACCGTGGGGGCTGCGACCAAGAGCAGCAGCACGGTGGCGGCGACACAGGCGATGCTCGAGGAGATTGGGAGGTTGAAGACCGATCCTCCTACTCCTGCTGAGCTGAAGAGCGCGAAGGAGCAGGTGCTGAACTCGTTCATCTTCAACTATGACTCGCCGGATAAGATCCTCTCCGAGCAGGTATCGCTGGCGTTTTATGGGTATCCTGCGAACTTTTTGGAGAAGTATAAGACCGAGGTCGAGAAGGTGACCGCGGCCGATGTGTCGCGGGTCGCGAACAAGTATGTGGATGGATCGAAGTTGGCGATTGTGATCGTGGGCAACGGCAGCGAGTTTGGGACGCCGCTCTCGAAGCTGGGGACGGTGACGAATCTCGATATTACGATTCCGCCTGCTCCTGCGGTGGCGGATAAGGAGTAG
- the lepB gene encoding signal peptidase I, which translates to MSTKPAASAIINREETPFEALAGICSVLVVGLFILTFLGQNYVIPSGSMENTLLVGDHLVVDQITLSPPASWMPLIRYREPRRGDIVVFHKPVNQPGIDATDADGTPQYTPLVKRLIGVPGDHIHLRNGIVIVNGVAQPVGFAQPTTTDNFNEFLDDFPAVSPAEAAGASEAWAVNFSNYVHDGDLVVPPGMYFMMGDNRHNSLDSRYWGFVPRANIIGRPLFNYWSFKATDGQLEQTGIGHKLAWIGHVLVHFFPDTRWRRTFHVVR; encoded by the coding sequence GTGTCAACGAAGCCCGCGGCTTCCGCCATCATCAATCGGGAAGAGACTCCTTTCGAGGCGCTGGCCGGCATCTGCTCAGTTCTAGTAGTGGGTCTGTTCATTCTGACCTTCTTAGGTCAGAACTACGTCATTCCGTCAGGCTCGATGGAGAACACGCTGCTTGTGGGCGATCACCTGGTCGTCGACCAGATCACGCTATCGCCGCCCGCTTCGTGGATGCCGCTCATCAGGTATCGCGAGCCGAGGCGCGGCGATATCGTGGTCTTCCACAAGCCCGTCAATCAGCCTGGTATTGATGCCACTGACGCAGATGGAACACCGCAGTACACTCCTCTGGTGAAGAGATTGATTGGCGTACCGGGCGATCATATTCATCTTCGCAACGGCATCGTGATCGTTAATGGCGTCGCGCAGCCTGTTGGATTTGCGCAGCCGACGACGACGGATAACTTCAACGAATTCCTCGATGATTTTCCAGCAGTATCCCCGGCGGAGGCGGCTGGGGCCTCAGAGGCGTGGGCTGTGAACTTCTCAAATTATGTGCACGACGGCGACCTGGTGGTTCCACCCGGCATGTACTTCATGATGGGCGACAACCGGCACAACAGCCTGGACTCGCGCTACTGGGGCTTCGTGCCGCGCGCCAACATAATTGGCCGTCCGCTGTTCAACTATTGGTCGTTCAAGGCCACTGATGGACAACTTGAACAAACAGGAATCGGTCACAAGCTGGCGTGGATTGGCCACGTTCTGGTGCATTTCTTCCCAGACACGCGCTGGAGGCGGACTTTCCACGTTGTTCGTTGA
- a CDS encoding sugar porter family MFS transporter: MNRYLVKATAVGALGGLLFGFDTAVIAGTTQQLTEVFHLTPFTLGLTVFIGLVGTVIGAMGSGVLGQKIGGREALRIMAILYTISALGCAFAWSWNVLMIARLIGGLGIGGSSVLGPVYIAELAPARLRGRMVGLFQINVVIGILLAYLSNYIITTCNLGLLQWRWEFGVAIVPSLLFLTLLYGIPRSSRWLVTTNQTGEAREVLELMGSPDSAAELQEIVDSIHLEHGLKEEPLFNGRYNKPIFLAVSVGLFNQLSGINAILYYSNYIFASAGFSANSAALQTVGVGLVNLLATFLGMTLIDKLGRRTLLLIGATGMTLALAGVAAIFHTQTHQNLLVWLLVLFIVFFAISQGSVIWVYIAEVFPSRVRSKGQSIGSSSHWIMNALIAGTFPLIAAKSQALPFAFFAAMMLLQFFIVLFVYPETKGSSLEAIQAQLGIQ, encoded by the coding sequence TTGAATCGCTATCTTGTAAAGGCTACTGCGGTCGGAGCGTTAGGCGGCCTGCTCTTCGGCTTCGATACGGCAGTCATCGCCGGTACAACGCAACAGCTCACAGAGGTATTTCACCTCACGCCTTTTACGCTTGGCCTCACGGTCTTCATCGGGCTGGTCGGCACTGTGATCGGGGCGATGGGCTCCGGTGTTCTGGGGCAGAAGATTGGTGGCCGCGAAGCGCTGCGCATCATGGCGATCCTCTATACGATCTCCGCCCTTGGCTGCGCCTTCGCCTGGAGCTGGAATGTGCTGATGATCGCTCGCCTGATCGGCGGCCTCGGCATCGGCGGCTCATCGGTGCTAGGCCCCGTCTATATCGCCGAGTTGGCTCCTGCCAGGCTTCGCGGTCGCATGGTGGGCCTCTTCCAGATCAACGTCGTCATCGGCATCCTGCTCGCCTATCTCTCCAACTACATCATCACCACCTGCAACCTCGGCCTTCTGCAATGGCGTTGGGAGTTCGGCGTAGCCATCGTGCCATCGCTTCTTTTTCTTACCCTGCTCTACGGCATCCCGCGCAGCTCGCGCTGGCTCGTCACCACCAACCAGACCGGCGAAGCCCGCGAGGTACTGGAGCTAATGGGGTCTCCCGACTCCGCCGCCGAGCTGCAAGAGATCGTGGACTCGATCCATCTGGAACACGGCCTCAAAGAGGAGCCGCTCTTCAATGGCCGCTACAACAAGCCCATCTTTCTTGCCGTCTCGGTCGGTCTTTTCAACCAGCTCTCAGGCATCAACGCGATTCTGTACTACTCAAACTACATCTTCGCTTCGGCAGGCTTCAGCGCAAACTCTGCGGCTCTCCAGACCGTGGGCGTAGGTCTTGTCAACCTGCTCGCCACCTTCCTTGGCATGACTCTCATCGACAAGCTGGGCCGCAGAACGCTCCTGCTGATTGGCGCCACCGGAATGACTCTGGCTCTGGCGGGCGTCGCCGCGATCTTTCATACCCAGACACATCAAAACCTGCTGGTCTGGTTACTTGTTCTGTTCATCGTCTTCTTCGCGATCTCCCAGGGATCGGTGATCTGGGTGTACATCGCGGAGGTCTTTCCCTCGCGAGTCCGCTCGAAGGGGCAGAGTATCGGTTCTTCATCGCACTGGATTATGAACGCACTAATCGCTGGCACATTCCCCTTGATTGCTGCGAAATCGCAGGCATTGCCATTTGCCTTCTTCGCAGCCATGATGCTGCTGCAGTTCTTCATCGTGCTATTCGTCTATCCGGAAACCAAGGGCAGCTCTCTCGAGGCGATTCAAGCACAGCTTGGCATTCAGTAA
- the glmU gene encoding bifunctional UDP-N-acetylglucosamine diphosphorylase/glucosamine-1-phosphate N-acetyltransferase GlmU, with protein sequence MDNARFAIAIMAAGKGTRLKSKRPKVLHEIGGRALLLHVIAAAKTVVAAEDIYCIVGHEAERVRAAAAPTGVRFVLQAEQRGTGHALQQLKTHFVATGEAVPENLLVLSGDVPLIRPETIRALCEGHLRERAAMTILTAVPPDPTGYGRVLRAVPGGAEVTAIVEQKALKPEQMGAPEINSGIYCFRTAALFEKLDLLSTDNAHGEYYLTDVAALLVADGQRVVAVQGDSVDEVLGANTIAEMMHLDAAMRLATARRLMSEGVTIFRPETCVIDAEVEVAADTIIEPYVQLLGATRIGPDCRIRSYSVIQSSTLGSGVLVRNGCVMDSAEIADGAVIGPYAHLRPESRIGEGAHVGNFVETKKVTLGKGSKANHLNYLGDATIGDGVNIGAGAITCNYDGVSKHQTTIGDGVFVGSDSTLVAPVTVHDGAYIAAGSCITEEVPAGALALGRSRQVIKEGWAAAKKAARKS encoded by the coding sequence ATGGATAACGCACGGTTTGCGATTGCTATTATGGCCGCGGGTAAGGGGACGCGGCTCAAGTCGAAGCGGCCCAAGGTGCTGCATGAGATTGGTGGGCGGGCGTTACTGCTGCACGTCATCGCTGCGGCGAAGACCGTGGTTGCGGCGGAAGATATTTACTGCATTGTTGGGCATGAGGCGGAGCGGGTGCGGGCTGCGGCTGCGCCGACTGGAGTGCGGTTTGTCTTGCAGGCTGAACAGCGTGGGACCGGTCATGCGCTGCAGCAGTTGAAGACTCACTTTGTTGCGACGGGCGAGGCGGTTCCTGAGAATCTGCTGGTGTTGAGCGGCGATGTGCCGCTGATACGGCCGGAGACGATTCGGGCGCTCTGCGAAGGGCATCTGCGGGAGCGGGCGGCGATGACGATTCTTACGGCGGTGCCGCCTGATCCCACGGGGTATGGGAGGGTGCTGCGGGCAGTGCCGGGTGGGGCCGAGGTGACAGCCATCGTCGAGCAGAAGGCGCTGAAGCCGGAGCAGATGGGGGCGCCGGAGATTAATTCAGGCATCTACTGCTTTCGGACGGCGGCGCTCTTCGAGAAGCTGGATCTGCTCTCGACCGATAATGCGCATGGCGAGTACTACCTGACCGATGTGGCTGCTTTGCTGGTGGCTGATGGTCAGCGCGTGGTGGCTGTGCAGGGCGATAGCGTCGATGAGGTGCTGGGGGCGAATACGATTGCCGAGATGATGCATCTCGATGCGGCGATGCGGTTGGCTACGGCGCGGCGGCTGATGAGTGAGGGGGTCACCATCTTCAGGCCGGAGACTTGTGTGATCGATGCCGAGGTGGAGGTAGCGGCAGATACGATTATCGAGCCTTATGTGCAGTTGCTGGGGGCTACGCGGATTGGGCCGGATTGCCGGATTCGGTCGTACTCGGTGATTCAGAGTTCGACGCTGGGTAGTGGGGTGCTGGTTCGGAATGGGTGCGTGATGGACTCGGCCGAGATCGCCGATGGTGCGGTGATCGGGCCTTATGCGCATCTGCGGCCGGAGAGCCGGATCGGCGAAGGGGCGCATGTGGGGAACTTTGTCGAGACCAAGAAGGTGACGCTGGGTAAGGGGTCAAAGGCGAACCATCTTAACTATCTCGGCGATGCGACCATCGGTGATGGCGTCAATATTGGGGCAGGGGCGATTACCTGCAACTATGACGGGGTGAGTAAGCACCAGACCACGATTGGGGATGGGGTGTTTGTGGGGTCGGACTCGACGCTGGTGGCTCCAGTGACGGTGCATGATGGGGCGTATATTGCGGCGGGGTCTTGTATTACCGAGGAGGTGCCGGCGGGGGCGTTGGCGCTGGGGCGGAGTCGGCAGGTGATTAAGGAAGGGTGGGCGGCGGCGAAGAAGGCGGCTCGTAAGAGTTAG